A single region of the Pseudomonas sp. VD-NE ins genome encodes:
- the sugE gene encoding quaternary ammonium compound efflux SMR transporter SugE encodes MSWIILFFAGLFEVGWAVGLKYTDGFTRPLPTVLTVAAMAISLGLLGLAMKELPLGTAYAIWTGVGAVGTVIAGIILFGESMALIRLASVALIITGLIGLKVSA; translated from the coding sequence ATGTCCTGGATCATTCTGTTTTTCGCCGGCCTGTTCGAAGTCGGCTGGGCCGTCGGCCTGAAATACACCGACGGCTTCACCCGCCCACTCCCCACCGTTCTGACCGTTGCGGCCATGGCCATCAGCCTTGGCCTGTTGGGCCTTGCGATGAAGGAATTGCCGCTGGGCACGGCCTATGCGATCTGGACCGGTGTCGGTGCCGTGGGCACGGTGATTGCCGGAATCATTCTGTTCGGCGAGTCGATGGCGTTGATTCGTCTGGCCAGTGTGGCGTTGATCATTACCGGGCTGATTGGCCTTAAGGTCAGCGCTTAA
- a CDS encoding bile acid:sodium symporter family protein, with amino-acid sequence MRALAALSRFVGNTFAYWVLIFAVIAFLQPAWFLGLKSAIVPLLGLVMFGMGLTLKLDDFAAVARHPWRVALGVVAHFVIMPGVAWLLCQIFHLPPEIAVGVILVGCCPSGTSSNVMTWLARGDLALSVAIAAVTTLLAPLLTPALIWLLASAWLPVSFMELFWSILQVVLLPIILGVVAQRLLGDKVRHAVDVLPLVSVVSIVIIVTAVVAASQAKIAESGLLIMAVVMLHNSFGYLLGYFTGRLFKLPLAQRKSLALEVGMQNSGLGAALASAHFSPLAAVPSALFSVWHNISGALLSTYFRRMSEKQDREALSQQAAD; translated from the coding sequence ATGCGCGCACTGGCTGCACTCAGCCGCTTTGTCGGCAACACATTCGCTTACTGGGTTCTGATTTTCGCGGTGATTGCGTTCCTGCAACCGGCGTGGTTCCTCGGCCTGAAAAGTGCGATCGTACCGTTGCTGGGCCTGGTGATGTTCGGCATGGGCCTGACCCTCAAACTCGACGACTTCGCTGCCGTTGCCCGCCATCCATGGCGCGTGGCGCTGGGCGTGGTTGCACATTTCGTGATCATGCCCGGTGTGGCGTGGTTGCTCTGCCAGATATTTCACCTGCCGCCGGAAATCGCCGTCGGGGTGATTCTGGTCGGTTGCTGCCCGAGCGGCACCTCGTCCAACGTGATGACCTGGCTGGCCCGTGGTGATCTGGCGTTGTCGGTGGCCATTGCCGCCGTCACCACCCTCCTCGCCCCGCTGCTGACCCCGGCGCTGATCTGGCTGCTGGCTTCGGCGTGGTTGCCGGTGTCGTTCATGGAGCTGTTCTGGTCGATCCTGCAAGTGGTGTTGTTGCCGATCATTCTTGGCGTGGTTGCCCAGCGCTTGCTTGGCGACAAGGTTCGTCACGCCGTCGATGTGTTGCCACTGGTGTCGGTGGTCAGCATCGTGATCATCGTGACTGCCGTAGTGGCTGCCAGTCAGGCAAAAATCGCTGAGTCCGGTCTGCTGATCATGGCTGTAGTAATGCTGCACAACAGCTTCGGTTATTTGCTGGGCTACTTCACCGGACGCCTGTTCAAGTTGCCGTTGGCCCAGCGCAAGTCGCTGGCGCTGGAAGTGGGCATGCAGAATTCGGGGTTGGGCGCGGCATTGGCCAGTGCACATTTTTCGCCGTTGGCGGCGGTGCCGAGTGCGCTGTTCAGCGTCTGGCACAATATCTCCGGCGCACTGCTGTCGACTTACTTCCGACGCATGAGTGAAAAGCAAGATCGCGAGGCACTGTCGCAGCAAGCGGCCGACTGA
- the rdgC gene encoding recombination-associated protein RdgC: protein MWFKNLLIYRLTQDLPVDAEALETALATKLARPCASQELTTYGFVAPFGKGEDAPLVHVSGDFLLISARKEERILPGSVVRDAVKEKVEEIEAEQMRKVYKKERDQIKDEIIQAFLPRAFIRRSSTFAAIAPKQGLILVNSASPKRAEDLLSTLREVIGTLPVRPLTVKMSPTATMTEWVTTQKAADDFYVLDECELRDTHEDGGIVRCKRQDLTSEEIQLHLSTGKVVTQLSLAWQDKLSFMLDDKMTVKRLKFEDLLQDQAEQDGGDEALGQLDASFTLMMLTFGDFLPALVEALGGEETPQGI from the coding sequence ATGTGGTTCAAAAACCTGCTTATCTATCGCCTGACCCAAGACCTGCCTGTCGATGCCGAGGCGCTGGAAACTGCACTGGCCACCAAACTGGCGCGTCCATGTGCAAGCCAGGAGTTGACCACCTACGGTTTCGTCGCGCCGTTCGGCAAAGGCGAAGATGCTCCATTGGTGCACGTCAGCGGTGACTTCCTGCTGATCTCCGCGCGTAAAGAAGAACGCATTCTGCCGGGCAGCGTCGTGCGTGACGCGGTCAAGGAAAAGGTCGAGGAGATCGAAGCCGAGCAGATGCGCAAGGTCTATAAGAAGGAACGCGACCAGATCAAGGATGAAATCATCCAGGCGTTCCTGCCGCGCGCCTTTATCCGTCGCTCGTCGACCTTCGCCGCCATCGCGCCAAAACAGGGCCTGATCCTGGTCAACTCGGCCAGCCCGAAACGCGCTGAAGACCTGCTGTCGACCCTGCGTGAAGTGATCGGCACCCTGCCCGTCCGTCCACTGACGGTAAAAATGTCGCCAACCGCGACCATGACCGAATGGGTCACCACGCAAAAAGCCGCCGACGACTTCTATGTACTCGACGAGTGCGAACTGCGCGACACCCACGAAGACGGCGGTATCGTCCGTTGCAAGCGTCAGGACCTGACCAGCGAAGAAATCCAGCTGCACCTGAGCACTGGCAAGGTCGTGACTCAATTGTCGTTGGCCTGGCAGGACAAACTGTCGTTCATGCTCGATGACAAGATGACCGTCAAGCGTCTGAAGTTCGAAGATCTGTTGCAGGATCAGGCAGAGCAGGACGGTGGTGATGAAGCGCTGGGTCAACTGGATGCCAGCTTCACCCTGATGATGCTGACTTTCGGTGATTTCCTGCCGGCGCTGGTTGAAGCATTGGGCGGTGAAGAGACTCCGCAAGGAATCTAA
- a CDS encoding catalase family protein, which translates to MISTFKKELPLLARIWLWLGRLLGKALLIALAIGLLGWAIATAWFAWQHRGPVSALEQIPPGEAAMTQDVIQTAVRIVDQHRESTRYLRDAHAKAHGCVKAQVQVLPELAQPLRQGVFSEPGKTWQAMIRLSNGNAYPQFDSIRDARGMAIKLLDVSGKQLLGNRQAQPEQDFVMFSHPSFFVSDVAEYRQNVAAQADGKKVMAFFPGWDPRTWQIRHLFIALATLSPPPDSPTATTYFSVSPYKFGEANAKFRVAPDPANCPAYTLPKQNHDLPNFLRSALHQQLSTDRVPACFVLQIQRQDAHEYMPIEDTSIEWREQDSPFETVARITLPPQDFDTPALNLQCDNLSFNPWFGIEAHRPIGGINRLRKAVYEAISDYRHQRNGD; encoded by the coding sequence ATGATTTCGACCTTCAAGAAAGAGTTGCCGCTGTTGGCCAGAATCTGGTTATGGCTTGGGCGTCTGCTTGGCAAAGCACTGCTGATAGCGCTCGCCATTGGCCTGCTCGGCTGGGCCATCGCCACAGCATGGTTTGCCTGGCAACACCGCGGCCCGGTGTCGGCGCTGGAACAGATTCCACCCGGCGAAGCGGCAATGACCCAGGACGTGATCCAGACCGCCGTGCGCATCGTCGATCAGCATCGCGAAAGCACACGGTATCTTCGCGACGCCCATGCCAAGGCCCATGGCTGTGTGAAGGCGCAAGTGCAGGTGCTGCCGGAACTTGCGCAGCCGTTGCGACAGGGCGTGTTCAGTGAGCCAGGCAAAACCTGGCAAGCGATGATTCGTCTGTCCAACGGCAATGCCTACCCGCAGTTCGACAGCATTCGCGACGCCAGGGGTATGGCGATCAAGCTGCTCGACGTTTCCGGAAAACAGCTACTCGGCAACCGCCAGGCACAGCCTGAGCAGGATTTCGTGATGTTCAGCCACCCGAGTTTCTTTGTCAGCGATGTCGCCGAGTACCGTCAGAATGTGGCGGCGCAGGCTGATGGCAAGAAGGTCATGGCGTTTTTCCCCGGGTGGGATCCGCGCACCTGGCAGATCCGCCATTTGTTTATTGCGCTAGCAACATTGTCGCCGCCGCCGGATAGCCCGACGGCGACCACATACTTTTCGGTTTCGCCCTACAAATTCGGTGAGGCCAATGCAAAGTTTCGCGTCGCACCGGACCCGGCTAACTGCCCTGCTTACACATTGCCTAAACAGAATCACGACCTGCCGAACTTCCTGCGCAGCGCGTTGCATCAACAGTTGTCGACGGACCGGGTGCCAGCCTGTTTCGTGCTGCAGATCCAGCGTCAGGATGCCCATGAATACATGCCGATCGAGGACACCAGCATCGAATGGCGCGAGCAGGATTCACCCTTCGAAACCGTCGCGCGGATCACCCTGCCGCCGCAGGATTTCGATACTCCGGCACTGAATCTGCAATGCGACAATCTGTCGTTCAATCCGTGGTTCGGGATTGAGGCGCATCGACCAATCGGTGGGATCAATCGGTTGCGCAAGGCTGTGTACGAAGCGATCAGCGACTATCGTCACCAGCGTAATGGCGATTGA
- a CDS encoding di-heme-cytochrome C peroxidase, which produces MRLLFRVLTLIVVLLGLALAVVLYYVANPKLPFYTPTEQVHYLNQWSDEDRQTYYFTPQGTQVKGLRYEWFGALELPFSAQRFASPDYLARFGFLIDPQQKATPNNPGNLPVGFARHQNPGSSEQYLDITCAACHTGELRFKGQAVRIDGGAAQHVLPSSVPTLRGGSFGQALVASLTATYYNPWKFERFARTVLGDEYDARHEQLRKDFKTSLNTFLKVAWNDTHRGLYPTEEGPGRTDAFGRIANATFGDAISPANYRVANAPVDYPQLWDMWTFDWVQWNGSAQQPMARNIGEALGVGATLNFFDGNGQPLQGEARYASSVRVRDLHKIEETLQKLKPPAWPEDLFGAIDKPLAAKGRSLFAENCAGCHVPRQTQEGERWVQHLHMLPVDVIGTDPNAANNIASHRFDLTALQWDVKELETMDVKLHPAPKAPLDLSQLSVAKGLAYVTAFVEDRAYREANVTPQEKPRLDGFGLPIGVREKIAYKARPLAGAWATAPFLHNGSVPSIYQLLSPQDERATTFFKGSFEYDPRHLGYRTEAFTNGFLFDTRITGNHNSGHEFRAGERGNGVIGRLLQPEERWALLEYLKVLGGPLETQLP; this is translated from the coding sequence TTGCGCCTTCTATTCCGTGTGCTGACCCTGATCGTCGTGCTGCTGGGACTCGCCCTTGCTGTAGTGCTGTATTACGTCGCCAACCCGAAACTACCCTTCTACACGCCCACCGAGCAGGTGCATTACCTCAATCAGTGGAGTGACGAAGACCGGCAAACCTACTATTTCACGCCTCAGGGTACGCAGGTCAAAGGCCTGCGCTATGAGTGGTTCGGGGCGCTGGAACTGCCCTTCTCGGCGCAACGTTTCGCCTCACCCGATTACCTGGCGCGTTTTGGTTTTCTGATCGATCCGCAGCAGAAAGCCACGCCGAACAACCCCGGCAACCTCCCCGTCGGTTTTGCCCGACATCAGAATCCCGGCAGCTCCGAGCAATATCTGGACATCACTTGCGCCGCTTGCCACACCGGCGAATTGCGATTCAAAGGTCAGGCCGTGCGAATTGACGGAGGTGCTGCGCAACATGTGCTGCCTTCCAGTGTTCCTACTTTGCGCGGTGGCAGTTTCGGACAGGCATTGGTGGCAAGTCTGACCGCGACTTACTACAACCCATGGAAATTCGAACGTTTCGCCAGAACGGTATTGGGCGACGAATACGACGCGCGCCACGAGCAATTGCGCAAAGACTTCAAAACCTCTCTGAATACATTTCTCAAAGTCGCCTGGAACGACACCCATCGCGGCCTCTACCCGACCGAAGAAGGCCCCGGTCGCACCGATGCCTTTGGCCGCATTGCCAATGCGACATTCGGCGATGCGATATCCCCCGCCAACTATCGCGTGGCCAATGCCCCGGTGGATTACCCACAACTGTGGGACATGTGGACATTCGATTGGGTGCAGTGGAACGGCTCGGCGCAGCAGCCGATGGCGCGCAACATCGGCGAAGCCTTGGGCGTCGGCGCCACCCTGAATTTTTTTGATGGCAACGGTCAGCCACTGCAAGGCGAAGCACGCTATGCCTCGAGCGTGCGCGTGCGTGATCTGCACAAGATCGAAGAAACCCTGCAAAAGCTCAAGCCACCCGCTTGGCCAGAGGACCTGTTTGGCGCCATCGACAAGCCCCTGGCGGCTAAAGGGCGCTCGTTGTTTGCCGAGAATTGCGCCGGTTGCCACGTGCCGCGCCAGACTCAGGAAGGTGAGCGCTGGGTGCAGCATTTGCACATGTTGCCGGTCGATGTCATCGGCACGGACCCGAACGCTGCCAACAATATTGCCAGTCACCGTTTCGATCTGACTGCCCTGCAATGGGATGTGAAGGAACTCGAAACCATGGACGTCAAACTGCATCCGGCGCCCAAGGCACCGCTGGATCTGAGCCAGTTGTCGGTGGCCAAGGGCCTGGCCTACGTCACCGCTTTCGTCGAAGACCGCGCCTACCGCGAAGCCAACGTCACGCCGCAGGAGAAACCCCGTCTGGACGGCTTCGGCCTGCCGATCGGCGTGCGCGAAAAAATCGCTTACAAAGCCCGCCCGCTTGCGGGTGCCTGGGCCACTGCGCCGTTTCTGCACAACGGTTCGGTGCCGAGCATTTATCAGTTGCTGTCGCCGCAGGATGAACGCGCCACAACCTTCTTCAAAGGCAGTTTCGAATACGATCCACGGCACCTGGGTTATCGCACCGAAGCGTTTACCAACGGCTTCCTTTTCGACACGCGCATCACCGGCAATCACAACAGCGGACATGAATTCCGTGCCGGCGAACGTGGCAACGGCGTGATTGGCCGGCTGTTGCAGCCCGAAGAGCGCTGGGCGTTGCTGGAGTACCTGAAAGTCCTCGGCGGTCCACTGGAGACGCAACTGCCATGA
- a CDS encoding FKBP-type peptidyl-prolyl cis-trans isomerase, which produces MKQHRLAAAVALVGLVLAGCDSQTSVELKTPAQKASYGIGLNMGKSLAQEGMDDLDSKAVAQGIEDAVGKKEQKLKDEELVEAFAALQKRAEERMAKMSEESAAAGKKFLEENGKKAGVTTTASGLQYEVVKKADGPQPKPTDVVTVHYTGKLTNGTVFDSSVERGSPIDLPVSGVIPGWVEGLQLMHVGEKYKLYIPSDLAYGAQSPSPAIPANSVLVFDLELLAIKDPAKEAAAAK; this is translated from the coding sequence ATGAAACAGCATCGGTTGGCGGCGGCGGTTGCCCTGGTTGGCCTGGTCCTCGCGGGTTGTGATTCGCAGACCAGCGTAGAGCTGAAAACCCCGGCGCAAAAAGCTTCCTACGGTATCGGCCTGAACATGGGCAAGAGCCTGGCTCAGGAAGGCATGGATGATCTGGACTCCAAAGCGGTAGCCCAGGGCATCGAAGATGCCGTCGGCAAGAAAGAACAGAAGCTGAAAGACGAAGAACTGGTCGAAGCCTTCGCCGCGCTGCAAAAGCGTGCTGAAGAGCGTATGGCCAAGATGAGCGAAGAGTCGGCAGCCGCTGGCAAGAAATTCCTCGAAGAAAATGGCAAGAAGGCAGGTGTGACTACCACCGCTTCCGGCCTGCAATACGAAGTGGTCAAGAAAGCCGACGGCCCACAGCCTAAACCGACTGACGTAGTGACTGTTCACTATACCGGCAAGCTGACCAACGGCACCGTATTCGACAGCTCCGTCGAGCGCGGCAGCCCGATCGATCTGCCGGTAAGCGGCGTGATTCCGGGTTGGGTTGAAGGTCTGCAACTGATGCACGTTGGCGAGAAGTACAAACTGTACATCCCTAGCGATCTGGCTTATGGCGCTCAGTCGCCAAGCCCGGCAATCCCGGCCAATTCGGTTCTGGTCTTCGACCTCGAACTGCTGGCCATCAAGGATCCAGCCAAAGAAGCCGCTGCTGCCAAGTAA
- a CDS encoding YkvA family protein, with product MKAPWNFARFLPLAGRLLARGRLPTLLFAVASKGAAQGNRLGKLKDDLRLLQALCLAYWRGEYRAISGKALVSVVAGLMYFLSPVDAIPDFIPVFGMLDDIAVLAWLMKTLDDELNAFRLWRNRQQPEKLAVVERLPDTPEQLQLQGPKKT from the coding sequence ATGAAAGCTCCGTGGAATTTCGCTCGATTCCTACCCCTGGCCGGCCGCCTGCTGGCGCGGGGCCGGTTGCCGACCTTGCTGTTTGCGGTCGCCAGCAAAGGCGCCGCGCAAGGTAATCGTCTCGGTAAACTCAAGGACGATTTACGTTTGCTCCAGGCATTGTGCCTGGCCTATTGGCGCGGGGAGTACCGGGCCATCAGTGGCAAAGCACTGGTTTCGGTGGTGGCGGGTTTGATGTACTTCCTCAGCCCGGTGGATGCGATTCCGGATTTCATCCCTGTGTTCGGCATGCTTGACGACATCGCCGTCCTCGCCTGGCTGATGAAAACCCTCGACGATGAGCTCAATGCGTTTCGCCTGTGGCGCAACCGCCAGCAGCCGGAAAAGCTTGCGGTTGTCGAACGCCTGCCGGATACCCCCGAACAACTGCAACTTCAGGGGCCGAAAAAAACCTGA
- a CDS encoding helix-turn-helix transcriptional regulator, with the protein MDIQIIARDGEPEYAVLPWAQYQALLKAAGINETPSRPAPTPLAASPDPILPGLDQLRSLREGKGIAIEALARTVGISPSYLAMIESGERQPDAAIRRSLAWELTVPGWRDES; encoded by the coding sequence ATGGATATTCAGATAATTGCACGCGATGGCGAACCCGAATACGCGGTTCTGCCGTGGGCTCAGTATCAGGCTCTACTAAAAGCAGCAGGCATCAATGAAACACCGTCGCGTCCGGCACCTACGCCGCTCGCGGCTTCACCAGACCCGATTCTTCCAGGTCTGGATCAACTACGCAGTTTGCGCGAAGGGAAGGGCATCGCCATTGAGGCGCTGGCCCGCACGGTAGGCATCAGCCCGTCTTATCTGGCCATGATCGAAAGTGGTGAGCGTCAGCCCGACGCCGCGATTCGCCGCAGTTTGGCCTGGGAACTGACGGTGCCAGGGTGGAGGGATGAATCGTGA
- a CDS encoding sel1 repeat family protein, whose amino-acid sequence MFLRLKARASYWLARRLFHWPWFVRQPRGWRWLEGQFARMANLGDVSAQSFYGHILTFRGVGLGAREEGVRLLRLAALAGDGKAAYQVGVISLAGTPSKPPDPVEAARWWGMAAKAGHPLAELKLKELSARDSTQ is encoded by the coding sequence GTGTTTTTACGACTCAAGGCGCGGGCCAGTTACTGGCTGGCCCGTAGGCTGTTTCATTGGCCCTGGTTTGTCCGCCAACCGCGCGGCTGGCGTTGGCTTGAAGGACAGTTTGCGCGCATGGCCAACCTGGGCGATGTCAGTGCGCAAAGTTTTTACGGGCACATCCTGACCTTTCGTGGCGTCGGCCTCGGAGCACGTGAAGAAGGTGTGCGTCTGTTGCGGCTGGCGGCGCTCGCTGGCGATGGCAAGGCGGCTTATCAGGTCGGCGTGATCAGCCTCGCCGGAACCCCGAGCAAGCCCCCGGATCCTGTCGAAGCCGCACGCTGGTGGGGTATGGCTGCCAAGGCCGGACACCCGTTGGCTGAGCTCAAATTGAAAGAGCTGAGCGCTCGGGATTCAACGCAGTAA